Proteins encoded within one genomic window of Camelina sativa cultivar DH55 chromosome 19, Cs, whole genome shotgun sequence:
- the LOC104767347 gene encoding uncharacterized protein LOC104767347, with product NLIFQGSRLNLPLTKTAELINLTENDLSGNNPCPPQQSESSKTSILPPKVPAERLKAMKFPISKIIIGQWVYRATNPDDIVAKLYFAKKKLIWEILDAGDPETSMPRLKTKIEIQWDDVTSFQESINPRDETGVLEIEMFLFMCS from the exons AACCTAATTTTTCAGGGTTCACGGCTAAACTTGCCTCTAACGAAAACTGCGGAACTCATCAACTTGACTGAGAATGACCTCAGCGGAAACAACCCATGTCCTCCTCAACAGTCAGAGAGCTCAAAGACATCAATTCTTCCTCCGAAGGTTCCTGCAGAGAGACTCAAAGCTATGAAATTCCCAATCTCCAAGATCATAATTGGCCAATGGGTCTACCGTGCAACAAACCCTGACGATATTGTGGCGAAACTCTATTTTGCAAAGAAGAAACTTATATGGGAGATTCTCGACGCTGGAGATCCAGAGACTAGCATGCCGAGGCTCAAGACAAAGATCGAGATCCAATGGGATGATGTTACTTCTTTTCAAGAGAGTATTAATCCACGTGATGAAACTGGAGTCCTCGAAATTGAG atgtttttgtttatgtgcAGTTGA